From Scleropages formosus chromosome 1, fSclFor1.1, whole genome shotgun sequence, a single genomic window includes:
- the LOC108931887 gene encoding 5-hydroxytryptamine receptor 3A-like, translated as MALGRLLLILSLVSGVSTGDGDESTGPAEVRLAQWLEEMLENETTQLQPLQEGRKPVRVILDLHVLSILDVDEKQEHILIYVLYGQFWEDERLSWDPAHHRGVRRVNLPEEKLWVPDVVLAEMAGYETTPRATQVSVSHLGRVEQWKPRLLQSRCPLDLYKFPLDTHTCNLTFGLLTHSYEEVQVDWASHLQEGWREWDWTFSVGEWELVSLTVLPYHQATWSLNTSAVRVQVTVRRQPLLYLVTLLLPSSLLLVLDLLAFFIPPYLKQRLSVKATIFTGHFIFIITIFTFFPPFTRDLPLIGQRCFALELRCPVKPKTSCCCQLALMICAAPCGQGVTCNQ; from the exons ATGGCTCTGGGGAGGCTCCTCCTGATTCTGTCTCTTGTCTCAG GTGTGTCTACAGGTGATGGAGACGAGAGCACCGGCCCTGCTGAGGTCCGCCTGGCGCAGTGGCTGGAAGAGATGCTCGAGAACGAAACAACTCAACTGCAGCCGCTCCAGGAAGGGAGGAAGCCTGTCCGGGTCATCCTGGACCTTCATGTGCTCAGCATTCTGGACGTG GACGAAAAACAGGAGCACATCCTTATCTACGTCCTGTATGGACAG TTCTGGGAAGACGAGCGTCTCTCCTGGGATCCCGCTCACCACCGTGGCGTTCGCAGAGTGAACCTCCCTGAGGAGAAGCTCTGGGTTCCTGATGTCGTCCTTGCTGAGAT GGCAGGGTACGAAACTACCCCCAGGGCCACACAGGTGTCTGTCTCACACCTTGGACGGGTGGAGCAGTGGAAGCCTCGCCTTCTGCAGTCCAGGTGTCCCCTGGATCTGTACAAGTTCCCGCTGGACACGCACACCTGCAATCTGACCTTTGGCCTCCTGACGCATAGCT ATGAAGAGGTCCAGGTGGACTGGGCTTCACACTTACAGGAGGGCTGGAGAGAATGGGACTGGACTTTCTCTGTGGGCGAGTGGGAACTCGTCTCCCTCACTGTGCTCCCATACCACCAGGCCACATGGAGCCTCAACACCTCTGCTGTCAGAGTTCAG GTGACTGTGCGCAGGCAGCCCCTCCTCTACCTGGTCACGCTGCTCCTGCCCAGCTCCCTGCTCCTGGTGCTTGACCTCCTGGCTTTCTTTATCCCGCCGTACCTGAAGCAGCGGCTCAGCGTTAAGGCCACCATTTTTACTGGCcacttcatcttcatcatcaccatcttcACCTTCTTCCCGCCCTTCACCAGAGACCTACCGCTGATCGGTCAGAGATGTTTTGCACTCGAACTCAGATGTCCAGTCAaaccaaagacatcctgttgcTGTCAGTTGGCACTGATGATCTGTGCTGCCCCCTGTGGCCAGGGAGTGACTTGCAACCAGTGA